One Bos indicus x Bos taurus breed Angus x Brahman F1 hybrid chromosome 6, Bos_hybrid_MaternalHap_v2.0, whole genome shotgun sequence genomic window carries:
- the LOC113894338 gene encoding nucleosome assembly protein 1-like 1, with the protein MADIDNKEQSELDQDLDDVEEVEEEETGEETKIKARQLTVQMMQNPQILAALQERLDGLVETPTGYIESLPRVVKRRVNALKNLQVKCAQIEAKFYEEVHDLERKYAVLYQPLFDKRFEIINAIYEPTEEECEWKPDEEDEISEELKEKAKVEDEKKDEEKEDPKGIPEFWLTIFKNVDLLSDMVQEHDEPILKHLKDIKVNFSDAGQPMSFVLEFHFEPNEYFTNEVLTKTYRMRSEPDDSDPFSFDGPEIMGCTGCQIDWKKGKNVTLKTIKKKQKHKGRGTVRTVTKTVSNDSFFNFFAPPEVPESGDLDDDSEAILAADFEIGHFLRERIIPRSVLYFTGEAIEDDDDDYDEEGEEADEEGEEEGDEENDPDYDPKKDQNPAECKQQ; encoded by the coding sequence ATGGCAGACATCGACAACAAAGAACAGTCTGAACTTGATCAAGATTTGGATGATGTTGAAgaagtagaagaagaagaaactggtgaagaaacaaaaatcaaagcgcGTCAGCTGACTGTTCAGATGATGCAAAATCCTCAGATTCTTGCAGCCCTTCAAGAAAGACTTGATGGTCTGGTAGAAACACCAACAGGATACATTGAAAGCTTGCCTAGGGTAGTTAAAAGACGAGTGAATGCTCTCAAAAACCTTCAAGTTAAATGTGCACAGATAGAAGCCAAATTCTATGAGGAAGTTCATGATCTTGAAAGAAAGTATGCTGTTCTTTATCAGCCTCTGTTTGATAAGCGATTTGAGATCATTAATGCCATTTATGAACCTACAGAAGAAGAGTGTGAATGGAAACCAGATGAGGAAGATGAAATTTCGGAGGAGCTAAAAGAAAAGGCCAAGGttgaagatgagaaaaaggatgaagaaaaagaagatccCAAGGGAATTCCTGAGTTTTGGTTGACCATTTTTAAGAATGTTGACTTGCTCAGTGATATGGTTCAGGAACATGATGAGCCTATTCTGAAGCACTTGAAAGATATTAAAGTGAACTTCTCAGATGCTGGTCAGCCTATGAGTTTTGTCTTAGAATTTCACTTTGAACCCAATGAATATTTCACAAATGAAGTGTTGACAAAGACATATAGGATGAGGTCAGAACCAGATGATTCTGATCCCTTTTCTTTTGATGGACCAGAAATTATGGGTTGTACAGGGTGCCAGATAGAttggaaaaaagggaagaatgtCACTTTGAAAACGATTAAGAAGAAGCAGAAACACAAGGGACGTGGGACAGTTCGTACTGTGACCAAAACAGTTTCTAATgactctttctttaatttttttgcccCTCCTGAAGTTCCTGAGAGTGGAGATCTGGATGATGATTCTGAAGCTATCCTCGCTGCAGACTTTGAAATTGGTCACTTTTTACGTGAGCGTATAATCCCAAGATCAGTGTTATACTTTACTGGAGAAGCTATTGAAGACGATGACGATGATTATGATGAAGAAGGTGAAGAAGCGgatgaggaaggggaagaagaaggagatgaggaaaatgatCCAGACTATGACCCAAAGAAGGATCAAAACCCAGCAGAGTGCAAGCAGCAGTGA